The Aedes aegypti strain LVP_AGWG chromosome 1, AaegL5.0 Primary Assembly, whole genome shotgun sequence sequence ttataaccAAATTCTGGTTTCGCTACTGACAAGGCAAACGTTATAGTTTTGTCAAAACTTGATAAACACTGAAAATTAAAATTCGTTCAAACATCTCttttctatgatcattttttTACTGACAGAAATTAGTAATCACTCTGTaaatagaccaatccagttgcctgcgtagtagtgcaatgttgacaaaattatctttgtttgctgtgagaactgtcacaacattgcttttgtttgctgtgagaatccaaatataaacagaattgctgcaaaacaaccacttcctttttggcctgccgttgaccgaaaactcaataacgtcaaacaaacatcgatacgttatcattctgagaaaatcgacttgtgtaagattgattgtgcgttggtgttcgtggcagtttgcttggggacctctatacCTAACAGGGGTTGATAAAAAATAGCTATTTTCACCtcttctattttctattttttgaaGGAGGTGAGGGGAGCTGATTGACAACATTCAGAAAATCATATTTGTATCAGCAATATTCTGTGATATAATGTAGTATGTCTGGCTGTGCATATCGTCtcacgtatattttatatgaaagGCATATGTTACGTATACCAAACAGTATTTTGCTGCAGGGAAGCCTGTCCTCGGTTTATGAAACGTCTGATCCGTCATCGCCACCGGTATCAGATCAGGCAAAAAACGAAAACATCTGTCTCCCATATAAATTCAGCCTGCGAGAGAGTGCCACGCCATTCCTTCGAATATACAATTTATAAGGCTGTATGTGTTCGTCTTTCTATCTGCTGCGGCTGCATTTCAATCGTCGTGAAAGAACGCCGGCTACAATCCGGTAAGTATTGGAAATGTTATTTAAACTGTAATGGATAGTTaattttgttaacattttgttcTCACTTCAACCATTAGTGGTCCAGGCAACGAGCAATGATGACCAATTGATGGATTTAGCGCATTGCGAGGAAATACAAACGAAGAAATAAAATTGCCTGTGTGGAAGCGACATTTTTGTTTCCATCACGCATCACCACAACCACACTAACTAGAGAGCTGTTGGAAGATAGAGGCGGTATATCGCTGTGTGGTATTTTGTGGGGGTACATTGGCATCTAGTCACAGAGTTGCATCGATCTGTTGGTCCTGCCTGCCTGCCTGATCAGGACATCCAGTAACGATGGAGCACGTTTCCAAGCTCCGTATGAATCTCGAGAAGCAGGAGAGCCTGGTGAAGCTGGGTATTCTCACAACGGCTGCGATTCTCTGTAAGTTGAGTAATAGGGTGTCCCAAAATATCACTTTGTCAGAAAACTCGGAGACTCCATCTCCAAATGGTAGCTAAGGCTTTTACGATTAATCTTTTGTTTGAAGGGAACTTTGGGAGTCTCTGATGTTTAGAGGCTGTCAcgttaatatttttgaagaaagtctGATTTTCGTGAGAAACGTCAAAACAATATTTCTAGTtctgcaaaatttcataaaatccataacttttatatatatatatatatatatatatatatatatatatatatatatatatatatatatatatatatatatatatatatatatatatatatatatatatatatatatatattatttttcaaatatctcgGGGTTTAATCCTTTTATTCACACGACTTTGATCGACTATTTCAGTATGAACAAAGTGCGTTTTTTTCATAAGAAGTGCATAAACAAACAATGTTGTAAACGagctatttttttctaaatcagtttgaaaatcattcacTGTATATTTAGCCGTAAAATCTTGctcccttttttttttttgttaatttgaaAGCTATGCTTTTCTAGTACATTTTAATTAATATAGATCATTAACAGTGTGTGGGTATGAAACTTAAATCTATAGAATTATTGTGCATGAATATTGATTGTAACATCCTTAGCTACCGTTTGAAGGTTGAGTCTCTAAGTTTTctacaaaagtaaaattttgaacatCCCCTTTTAGTATGGTTTTGGTATGGAGTTGAAATTGTATCCTTACGATTGTTTTATCTTACAGCGTTCTCGACGCGTCTATTCTCGGTGCTGCGATTCGAGAGTGTCATCCATGAGTTCGATCCGTATTTCAACTATCGAACGACAAAGTTCCTGGCCGAGCAGGGCTTCTACAACTTCCACAACTGGTTCGATGATCGGGCGTGGTACCCGCTGGGAAGAATCATCGGTGGTACGATCTATCCGGGGTTGATGGTAACCTCGGCCACCCTGTATCGTATCATGTGGCTGTTGAATATCACCGTGGACATCAGGAATGTCTGCGTATTCTTGGCCCCGTTCTTCTCGTCGCTTACGACTATTGTCACGTATTTGCTGACTAAGGAAATCTACACTACTGGGGCCGGATTGGTGGCGGCAGCAATGATCTCAATTGTTCCGGGATACATCTCCCGATCGGTGGCCGGTTCGTACGATAACGAAGGTATTGCCATCTTCTGTATGCTGTTGACCTACTATATGTGGATCAAGGCGGTGAAAACGGGAGCTATCTTCTGGGCCACAATGGCAGCATTGGCCTATTTCTACATGGTGTCCTCCTGGGGAGGCTACGTGTTCCTGATCAACTTGATCCCGCTGCACGTGCTGGCTTTGATGGCCACTGGTCGATTCACGCATAGGGTGTACATCGCCTACAGCACCCTCTACACCATCGGAACGATCCTGTCGATGCAGATTTCCTTCGTTGGATTCCAACCCGTCCAAAGCTCAGAACATATGCTGGCCTTCGGTGTGTTCGGCCTCTGCCAGCTGCACGCCTTTGTCGACTACGTCCGCTCTCGTGTTTCGAAGGAACACTTTGAAATAATGTTCAACGCGCTGGTCGTCTCGATCGCCACGATCACCGTCCTGCTGAGCTTGATTCTCACGCTGACCGGCAAAATTTCACCATGGACCGGACGCTTCTACTCGCTGCTGGATCCGTCCTACGCCAAGAATCACATTCCCATCATCGCATCCGTATCCGAGCATCAACCGACCTCGTGGTCGTCGTTTTATTTCGACTTGCAGATTTTGGTGTTCCTGTTCCCAGCCGGTTTGTACTTCTGCTTCTCGAAGCTTTCCGATGCCAACATTTTCATCATCCTGTACGGGGTCACTTCCATCTACTTTGCGGTAAGTTTCAACATTTGCGCATTGGTCCCGAAGTCATATCTAGGAAGATAAGAATGTTTGCTCCTAAACCGTCGGTTTTAGATATACTTCGCGTTGGGTATCGTAAAGGCTTATCTGCAGTTATTGATTGCTCCTCAATCTTTTTTTGTTTAGACTATCACGCGAATATCAGTCGACTTTCATTAGATTTTCCAGTTCACTACAACGACAGGGCCAGAAAAAACTCAGTCACTTTTATGTATGTCTTCGAGACTATTTTAATGGAATGGAGAAGgtctttttggaaattattatccttcactgaggcaaaaatctcgcatgattttcataagatcacactaatgaacgcgtttttgattatttttttgttggttcataagacacttgtgtatttcattcgacgagattgagattcataagacaagtgtatttttttcataacaatcaattgtcaatgtcataagaacgcttatgaatCAGATTTgtgaatgaaaattcaaaacaataat is a genomic window containing:
- the LOC5564391 gene encoding dolichyl-diphosphooligosaccharide--protein glycosyltransferase subunit STT3A, which produces MEHVSKLRMNLEKQESLVKLGILTTAAILSFSTRLFSVLRFESVIHEFDPYFNYRTTKFLAEQGFYNFHNWFDDRAWYPLGRIIGGTIYPGLMVTSATLYRIMWLLNITVDIRNVCVFLAPFFSSLTTIVTYLLTKEIYTTGAGLVAAAMISIVPGYISRSVAGSYDNEGIAIFCMLLTYYMWIKAVKTGAIFWATMAALAYFYMVSSWGGYVFLINLIPLHVLALMATGRFTHRVYIAYSTLYTIGTILSMQISFVGFQPVQSSEHMLAFGVFGLCQLHAFVDYVRSRVSKEHFEIMFNALVVSIATITVLLSLILTLTGKISPWTGRFYSLLDPSYAKNHIPIIASVSEHQPTSWSSFYFDLQILVFLFPAGLYFCFSKLSDANIFIILYGVTSIYFAGVMVRLMLVLAPVMCVLSGIAISHLLSKYIRNVDTSGSSAGGSKPLDAKKAKKYEQQSPMKSEIANAFVVVITLLLITYTFHCTWVTSEAYSSPSIVLSARSHDGGRIIFDDFREAYYWLQMNTPEDARVMSWWDYGYQITAMANRTILVDNNTWNNTHISRVGQAMASTEDKAYEIMKELDVDYVLVIFGGLTGYSSDDINKFLWMVRIGGSTDRGAHIKETDYYASSGDFRIDKEGSPTLLNCLMYKMCYYRFGQVYTEGGKAPGYDRVRGAEIGNKDFELDVLEEAYTTEHWLVRIYKVKDLSNRGV